The following nucleotide sequence is from Bos indicus x Bos taurus breed Angus x Brahman F1 hybrid chromosome 26, Bos_hybrid_MaternalHap_v2.0, whole genome shotgun sequence.
CCCATCCCAGTCAtcgcttcttttttttttaagactcagCTCTCACCTGCGGTGGGGCTGCCTGGCTGTTTTCCACTCTTCCTGGGCAACAGCCCCACCTTGTGGCCTTGCTGTGGGCTTCCTCCTCTGAAGCCATGTTTGGTGCACAAGTAACAGGTTGCTAAACTATGAATGAGATGACTTTTCTGGGTTGGCACTTGAGACCAGCGGCTGGGCAGACAGGGTTTCAACCTTGGTCTCAACGCTTGTGAGAAGCACACTGAGGTCATGACCTCAACTAAGATCACTGTTCAAGAGGTTTACAAAATACTCTCCTGTGTAGGACTAATAATTTTGATACCTTACTCGCAACTATACATACAGGCAGAGCTTATTCCTTGTCTAAGATACCCACCTTGACATTTTCAAATGTGACTGGGCAGGTGGAAGATGCTCTGATTcccaatttgttctctggtttccCTACATGAAGGCCCTCGGTATCACCATCGACCAAGAAGCAGGTAATTCCTTTATACCCCTGAAATGCAGATTTAAAATGCTATCACCACTTGGACTGAGAAGATCTCTTGTTTCCAAAGGGCTCAAAGTAAACAGAAAACTGACAGCAGACTTCAGCACTAATTACTAATGAACTCAGAGTTGTACCATGTGTGTTATGAAACCAGAGTGGTGCAAGTAGATTCAAAATCTACTTCACACTTTCAGAAACTACTGTTGCTATCAAAATTATTAAGCAACACAAAAGTATTACATGATTAATTAATTCCCCATCTTACATTTAACTTTATaagtttcaaaattttatttaatgttaccctagagaaaaaacaaaagcaatcttTACCATTTTGCTATATGTCTATTTTTCAACTgaatgtgtgcgtgcgtgctcagtcatgtgcaactctttgcaaccccagagactatggcccaccacgctcctctgtccatgatggatactctaggcaagaaaactgggttgccattgtctcctccaggggatcttccagactcaggattgaacccgtgtctcctgtgactcctgcattggcaggcggattctttactcctgagccatctgggaagccctttttcttttaaataagaataagcccttcttattttaagaatgtaataaaacattcttaaaaataaatgtgctagaaaaagaattttaaaaaataaatgtgctacgggacttccctggctgtctagtAGTTAAGGCTTCACCTTTCAATgtaaggggtgtgggttcaatccctggttggggagctgagatcccacaagcctcctggccaaaaaataaaacagaagcaacactggaacaaatgcaataaaacttaaaatgatccacatcaaaaataaataaatgtactaaATAGCTACTTAAATTCATtattaaacagaaaatctgaaattctataaaatttaagattttagCCTCCTGTCTAACAGATTAGGATATTAATTAAATGGTCCTCCATGTAGCTAAAATTTATTGTTAATTGTAATATTTGTTTTAGGAGGTTAGTAAATAAGTGGATGAAAAGATGTCAGCTGTCTAACCTTTCCAATTCTGAGGAGAATGGAGAATTTAAGACTAAGTCCTAAGAAGAAAATGcaagtaaagaaaagaaacaaagagaaaagatgagGGGCAATGGCTAGCACGTTTTTCTTCAAACTTACAGCAGAAAAGTCTGCATTTGCCATCACCACGAACAGCCCAGCAATCTCAGCACTGCTAATCCACATCTTTGACCCATTGATGATGTAATAATCTCCCTTTTTATCAGCTCTGGTCTTCATAGCAAATGAATCGCTACCTGCTCCAGTCTCTGAAATGCAGATACTTGATGCCTACACATGTGAGGAAAAAATTCCAAATTAAGACCTGTATTTATATTCTGCATAACAAATACCCACTTACAGCAAAATCAACACTTGAAAATCAAAAACTTCTGGCTACTTCCAAAAGCCTGTATGTATCGAAATAGTAACAGCATTCTGACAGCATTATTTCCCAAAATACATCCCACTATTTGTCTAGGTCAAACTTAAAGATCTAAGCACACATATTCAAAGTTACATTTCATTAAACTGGTTTTCATAATTGCAATGTAAATGAAACCATCAATCAAAACAATAGATATAATTAGGcccaaaagagaaataatttagtTGTGCAAAGGTAATTCTCTAAATTTTCCGAGTGTATTTTTCTAGTGTgtattagccactcagtcatgtccaactctttgcgatcccatagactgtaacccaccaggctcctctatccatggaattctcccggcaagaatactggagtggggtgtcatacccttctccaggggatctttctgatccagggatccaacccaggtctcctgcattgcaggcacattccttaccgtctgagctcATTAATTTATTGAGCATTGCTTGAGTAATTAGTGGTGCTGTGTTGTGGTCTTAAACAGAAAAGCCAACACTGTAGCTACTTTTCTCCTGAAAACATCCTACATTTAGACAAGATCAGATCCATTTCAACAACTCATGTCAACTCACCTTTTCTGTAGCTAGCTTGGGCAAATAGGTAGCCTTCTGTTCTTCTGTTCCATATTTTCCAATCATCCTGTTAATTAATGTGTTCTGAATGTCACATACCAGAGCCACAGATGCATCAACTTTGGCTAACTCCTCTATCACtaggacagaggaaaaaaatgaagctcCTGTTCCTCCATATTTTGTGTCAATTTCAATACCCATCAactaaaggaaaaagaaggaaacatacATTAAGAAAGCTATTTTTTATATGGGACAATTTCTTGCAAGAATGAGTTCAGAAATAATTTGTAATTATATATGTTCTTGATTTTTAAGTTCTGtatgcatatattatttttatttggtatGGCTCTATCCCTctaagtaacaaaaaaaaaaatctataacaaacaggaaaatctataacagaaatatattttcaaaagataaaatgaCATGCTAGAACTATCAACTATTTGCTTTTgggatctaaaaaacaaaaataagagacCTTGACCCTTTAAACTGAGATAATAATTGAATGAATAACTGAATGGCCATTCCTTTTGGGGCCACTTCAGCAAGTTCAGATGGTTAGCAGACCACATGTGGTCTAGTGTTTTCTAGAATCACACAAGATAAGGCCCAGGTGCCTGACAATCGTGGTCAAAACTGCTCAAGGCTTTTCAGTAACTGCCTGACTATTCAGTAACCAGTCTTCAGTCTGGAACATGAAACATCCACaatattctgttttttaagtGTCCTTGTTTCAGCAAGAGAATGTGTGCACATGTAATTCAAGACCCAAAACTGTGTATACTCTGACTTCTCTTCACATAGAATAAATCTGCCTTTTACTAAGGTGGGTGCGGGGAGACACAAAGCTGTGACCAGGCAAAGAGGAatgcttctctctgccctctccagGTAGTAGGGAGTTGCACGTGCTGCAGCCAGGGTATGGCTGTTATGTTTTTAGCTGATGGCAAACTTAGCTGATAGGAAGTGAGAACCATAAAGGGGAGGATAGAAAAGCTGAGCAAACCAGCAATGATGTTCTATGAGGAAGAATTCAGGACTGGGAGGTGCCTGAAGGCTGACAGAGGCGTGAGAATATTAGACTATCGTATCTTTAACAGCTGTCAGAGACACTGCTTCTCTAAAAAGGTCACCGATGGACATATTTGTCAATTATCTTGGCAGGTGACCTCTGTAGAGGTCAGAAGTTAGGAGTCACGTGAGGTTGAGAATAGCTGATGCAAGATGTGAAATGAAGCAGACCCCCCAAGGGGTGTGTGACAAGCAGGCAGGAGTGACTGTGATGTGGCAGGCAACCTGTCGCTGCAGATGACCCTGCCTGCAAGAACTACCCCCTCACGAGAGCGAAGCTCAAACTGTGGGACCCCAAGACCTCTCAGAGAAGCCTTGAGGTTCTGTAAATGGACCTGGCTGAGAAATGGATGCTTTCTGAACCACTGTGACTTCACATAAGATTCTATTTTCCCAACAGTTTCGCTgctaaaagaaagctgaaaaactACTACTatatggtattaaaaaaaaaaaaaaaaactagtattaTTTGAacagtaagaaataaaacaattactGGAAAAGGTTAATTTTCAAACAGGATAACTGGTTAAGATTTAAGCCAATGGCTCTGAACTAATAGGGACTATTAGTTCTGGAACAgccttgtgtgctaagttgctaagtgtccgactctgtgcaaccccatggacagtagcccaccaggctcctctgtccatgggattctccaggcaaggatactggagtgggttgccatgccctcctccgggggatcttcccaatgcagggatccaaCCTACATCTCTTTTACCACtacattggcgggcaggttctttaccactagcgtcacctgggtagccttgcatgtgtgtgcttagtcgctcactcatgtccaactcttggtgaccccatggactatatagcccagcaggctctacggggattctgcaggcaagaatactggagtgggttgccatgccttcctccagggaatcttcccgacccagggatcgaacccaggcctcccacactgcaggcagattctttaccagctgagctatcagggatagtcttagtatttaaaaaaaaaaaaaaaaaaaaaaaatcttcccacccATACAGAAGGAAGAGATGAAGAGTCCGGTGATTCTGAAATGTTCTCCGTGGGGCTCCCATGCTGATAACCTCTCCCTATACTCACAGTCagaacatttctatttttatctattttatatactgtgCTTCTATTAAAGCACCATGAGTTTCCAATTAAAAAGTTGGAAATTGGTTGCCCGGGTTAACTCTGATGGATGCCAGATGCGAACCTCTTGCTTTAGGTTTCCTACATACACAGAGATTCGGGTAGATGCTCTGGTGTGAAGCTTTACTAAAGCAAGGTTTCGTAACCTTGGCGTTGCTGAGCTGGATAATTCTGTGTCTCAGCAGGCCATCCTGTGCACTCTGCAATGTTCGGCCTGCATCTTACTAGACGTCACAGCACACCTAGTTGTGACTACCACATCTTCAGACGTTGCCAGATGTCCTCTGGGGAACAAAAATAGCCCCCAGTTGAATACCACTGGTCTGAAGAAATCACTCTTGCTTCTAACATTTTACTTAGAAAGCACcggtatttctaattttaaagttaattcaattaaaaaaatttttttaactaggCTCTCAATCTGAAAGAGAAGTCACATAATTCTGACTAGGAAATCATGCCATCATTACCATTCCTAAATTTAAAAGTATGCATACATTTTAACACTGGAAGGTATTTATGaaagtttgaaattaaaataatcattaattaTATACCCCTTGTTGAAATAATCCTTGTATTACggatttttccatttttgaatCTTCATCCATTTTTGAAACAAAAGGAGCAACTTGTTCCTGGGCAAATTTTTTaactgtaggggaaaaaaatactagTAAGTCTTTATCTTATAAATCTGgcatgtattaattttaaaaaaagaaaaaaggaggactTAAAATTAATGACAAAAATCCCATTCACAAACTCAGGAGAACGCCTCCCCCAGTCCTGTCGCAGGCCGTGTGATCGAATACCAAAGGCCACGTGACCCGAGGAGACCTGCGGTGAACCCGGGTTCACTCACCTGCGCTCTTTATCATCATCTCCTCATCCGTAAATGTTTGCAGAGGGGCAAGAGGTGGTCCATTGCTTGTCGCTTTGAGCTGAGCTTCTGACTGAGAAGAATTTAGGGCATGAGGAGGAGTTTTCCAGGAAGACAGGCAGCTTGGGAAGTTTCTTCGTAGCTGTGGGAACAGTCGCCATTGAGTGGGGAACACACGCACGCGCGCGAGGGCAGAAAAGCACGTCGAGAGGAGGGAACGTCAGCTGCTTTGGGAGTTACTTTTACAAACCCACCCTTTGTAACTTCTTTCAGCAAAATAAGAGAGATTGGCCTGGCGTGTTAAGATTCACCATCCTGTGACCAAAAACCCAAGCTGGGTTATCCAGGAAGGAGCTGTTCTAAAGGAACACGTCTCCCCACATAATTACTTCTTCCCTTTGAGGAAACAGAACGTTCCAGGTGGAACTCATTCTTCAAAGGACATGTTTCTGTAACTTCTTGGCTAGGAAAACTGGACTCTAACAGTACTGACTGACTACAGTGAAGAGAATTCTCTCGTGGGGCAGGGATGTGTGAGGGCCCGGGGACAGCTGAGGGAGCTGAGTGTCCCAGTTGCCCTGCCTGGCTGCAAGAAGCTCTGCTTTTTGGGTTTCTGTggccagtgtttttttttccttcagcttCTCATTAATTAGTACCAGAAGATACAGGTTAAGAAAACAGGCTCCAGAGTCCAAAAGAACTTGTGTCAGTCTGGCTGCTTATGTGAtcttgaagtgaaaagtgaaagtcactcagtcatgtccaactctttgtgaccccatggactatacagttcatggaattctccaggacagaatactggagtgggttgcctttcccttctccaagggatcttcccaacccagggaccgaactcaggtctccggcattgcaggcagattctttaccagctgagccacaagggaagcctaaggatactgggatgggtagcctgtcccttctccagcagatcttcctgacccaggaatcgaactggggtctcctgcattgcaggcggatcttGGGCAGGTGGTTTTTAACCTCTCTGTTAAAATCTCTCAGTCTTAGTTTTCTTCGttgtaaaaataaggaaataacctttggaaaataaggataataaccTTGTGGAAGCAATCCACATCAAGGGTCTAACATGGTACCCACTGTATAGTAGGAGTTCAACAAATGGTAATGACCAACTCTCCTTGGATCCCTAAGAATACAGCAGTGGTGCTCTAAGAGAAGCAGTTAGGGTTGTAACTCAGGGAAACTGCAAGCCTAGCCCCTCCTGCCCGTAGCGTGTCCCCCTGTCACAGGGTCCCAAGTTCTTCAACTTCTGGTCAACAATGGATTTGTTGTTGaccagaaacagagagagaccaTCCgatttcaatgaaaagaaaagagagagagacaccaTCTGATTTCAAGTGCTTGTTATAAGTCTGTTttcatgtctgcatctccattgctgtcctggaAGTAGGTTCATCAGTGAAGTGAAAacgaagtgaagtcgctcagtcgtgtccaactcttttcgaccccatggactgtagcctaccaggctcctccgtccatggaattttccaggcaagagtactggagtgggttgccattttttccagggtatcttcccgacccagggatcaaacctgggtctcccgcattgcaggcagactctttaccctctgagctaccaggctcATCAGTGCCGTCTTTCAGTATTCCGTAGGCATGTGTTAAGAGGGTGGGGCGAATTGAGAGAATACCGTGGAAACAGATGCATTACCGTAAGTAAAGTAAatagcaagtgggaatttgccgtgtgacacagggagctcaacccagtgctctgtgacaacctagaggggtgggatgggtggaggtgggagaggggttcaggagggaggggacatatgtatacctgtggctgattcatgttgatgtatggcagaggccaaaaaaatattataaagtaattaccctccagttaaaaaagaaaaaaaagagtacataGGATATCTAGTATCACCTCTACCTGGGAAGAACCCAGAAAATGCTAGGCAGATGGAGGTAAAGAGGATGAGAAGGAGCACAGACAACCGTGGTTTGGGATGCAGGGAATCGGACGTCAGGTGTAGGGGTATTAAAAGATAGGaagttaaataaatggataaatgtaaATTGCATATGTGAAGAAATTATATGAAGATACCATTCAACCACACTATAATTACACAGCGTGAATTATATtgctatgtaaattatacctcagtgaagctgttaaaaaaaattagtgttttcCTTTCGGCcaacaaaaattaacagaatataCTCAAGATCTGCCAAATGCCTGAGAGCACATTGGGACAGAATTCACCAGTTCTGAGAAGCTGAGGGCACTGTCAGGACAAGACAGAGTTCATGGAACAGGCAAGAAACAAAGTCAAGCTttgcaaaattaaaaagcaaatgtaaagttgagaaaaaaaaaaaagcaaattaggCAATCTGACTATGCCCCAAGGCACAGCCAGCCCCCATTAAAAATACAGAGGAAGGAGTAGcactttcacacacaaaaaaaccccgGGGGACCAAATTCTTCTTAAAACCTGGAGAGAGGGGTCTCTCCAAGACCACCTGTTGTCAAAAGGGAAGGGCTCCTATAGAGTACATTTAACCACTCCTATTGCTGTCAAACTGCAGGGGATATCTAGTTGGGTACATTTGTCCAGACTCAAGCTTTTTCCCTCAGAAACCCTGCAGGTCAtgaaatatatacagaaatatatacagaaaatagtATACCTGTAAGCCAGAAGCTCTGAGATACCTGTTCAAAAGACAGGCACCATCAGACAGCTAAGTAAAATGATTTAGTGGGTTGGGTCCTATTTGAAGCCTTATGGGAACTTGGAAACACTCTTGTTCCCTTGCCTGACATGGTTCTTGACAACAGTCTGACTCTTGATACTCTTCTGACAGAGCAACTACTTCCTGCTGCACTTGGATCAATGTGCCAGAGCAGATAAAAGTTAGtagtaaggaaacacaagcctaggctgtatactgtcaccctgcttatttaacttctatgcagagtacatcatgcgaaatgtcgggctggatgaagcacaggctggaaacaagattgccgggagaaatatcaataacctcagatatgcagatgacaccacccttatggcagaaagtaaagaggaactaaagagcctcttgatatcagaaagtgaaagaggggagtgaaaagctggcttaaaactcaacatacagaaaactaatatcatggcatctggtgccatcacttcatggcaaatagatggggaaacaatggaaacagtcagaaactttattttcttgggctccaaaatcactgcagatggtgattgcagccatgaaattaaaagacacttgctccttggaagaaaagctatgaccagcctagacagtatattaaaaagcagagacattactttgccaacaaaggtctgtctagtcaaagctatggtttttccagtggtcacgtatggatgtcagagttggactataaagaaagctaaatgccgaagaactgatgcttttgaactgtggtgttggagaagactctcgagagtcccttggactacaaggagatcaagccagtccatcctaaaggaaatcagtcctgaatattcattggaaggactgatgctgaagctgcaattccaatctttggtcatctgatgtgaagaactgagtcattggaaaagaccctgatgctgggaaagattgaatgtgggagaaggggatgacaggggatgagatgcttggatggcatcatcaacttgatggacaggaatctgagtaagctccaggaattggtgaaggacagggaggcctggcagtccatggggtcacaaagagtcggacacgactgagcaactgaactgaactgaactgcacaagTCCAGGCAGAGAGGTGTCAACTGAACAAGCCCAGATGATACTGCCTCCCTTATCAACATTAAGGAAGACCAAAGTTAACCAGGTTCCTTCTCTTTCTAGGTCCTTCAATAGCTATTGCTCTCCTTTACATCCCTTGCTTGTTTAACCTTTTGGTTAAGTTTGTGTCCTTTTGGCTCCAACAGCTTGATGTAAGGCTCATGATGGCTCAAGGAACTCAGCCCATTCCAGTGGAGAGTGGCCCAGGTCCCTACAGGTCCTTGGAACAGTCATCGAGGGACTTCTATACCTCTAGGGTCTGCGGTCCCTGTCTAGCAGGAGGAAGTTTCAGAAGAAGAGACCTTCAGCATCTTAAGAACAACAATGTAGAGTCTCTCAGTGGGGAATGAGACAGGTCTGGGatctgggaccctttgctgcactGCTGCAAAGCTTATACCTGAACA
It contains:
- the ACADSB gene encoding short/branched chain specific acyl-CoA dehydrogenase, mitochondrial isoform X2 is translated as MERATVRLLRGGALLRRNFPSCLSSWKTPPHALNSSQSEAQLKATSNGPPLAPLQTFTDEEMMIKSAVKKFAQEQVAPFVSKMDEDSKMEKSVIQGLFQQGLMGIEIDTKYGGTGASFFSSVLVIEELAKVDASVALVCDIQNTLINRMIGKYGTEEQKATYLPKLATEKASSICISETGAGSDSFAMKTRADKKGDYYIINGSKMWISSAEIAGLFVVMANADFSAGYKGITCFLVDGDTEGLHVGKPENKLGIRASSTCPVTFENVKVPKTNILGQVGHGYKYAIGSLNEGRIGIAAQMLGVAQGCFDYTIPYIKERKQFGRRVFDFQGLQHQVAHMATQLEAARLLTYNAARLLEAGRPMIKEASMAKYHASELAGLITSKCIEWMGGVGYTKSYPVEKYFRDAKIGTIYEGTSNIQLNTIAKCIGAEY
- the ACADSB gene encoding short/branched chain specific acyl-CoA dehydrogenase, mitochondrial isoform X1, encoding MMIKSAVKKFAQEQVAPFVSKMDEDSKMEKSVIQGLFQQGLMGIEIDTKYGGTGASFFSSVLVIEELAKVDASVALVCDIQNTLINRMIGKYGTEEQKATYLPKLATEKASSICISETGAGSDSFAMKTRADKKGDYYIINGSKMWISSAEIAGLFVVMANADFSAGYKGITCFLVDGDTEGLHVGKPENKLGIRASSTCPVTFENVKVPKTNILGQVGHGYKYAIGSLNEGRIGIAAQMLGVAQGCFDYTIPYIKERKQFGRRVFDFQGLQHQVAHMATQLEAARLLTYNAARLLEAGRPMIKEASMAKYHASELAGLITSKCIEWMGGVGYTKSYPVEKYFRDAKIGTIYEGTSNIQLNTIAKCIGAEY